The following nucleotide sequence is from Halomonas chromatireducens.
TCGGCCTCGGCAACGCCTGGGATACCCTCGTCGGGGTCAATGAAGCCGGAGAACAGATCCGAAAGCCGACCGGGCGCCTCTTCGTCCTGGGTCGCATCGTAGGCGTCGAGAATCGACTCCACGGCACCGGGCAACCATGCCAGGGCCGACATGACCTCCCGAGTGCCCTCCTCGATGCGCTTGGCGATCTCGATCTCGCCTTCACGGGTCAGCAGTTCCACGGTCCCCATTTCGCGCATGTACATGCGCACCGGGTCGGTGGTCCGCCCTACGTCGCTTTCCACCGCGGCCAGCGCTGCCACTGCCTCTTCGGCGGCCGACTCGTCGGTGGAGTGATCAGACATCATCAGGGTATCTTCATCGGGGGCTTCCTCGACGACACTGATGCCCATGTCATTGATCATACCGATGATATCTTCCACCTGATCCGGGTCGGCGATATCTTCGGGAAGGTGGTCGTTGACCTCGGCATAGGTCAGGTAGCCCTGTTCCTTGCCGCGCGCGATCAACTCCTTCAGACGTGACTGCTGCTGCGCATTTCCAGCCATAGAAACCCTATCTCGACGAAGAAGAATGAAGCACCTGAAGCGCTGGGTGGAGAAAACTCATGAAGCCGAACAGTATAGCGGCTAATCACCCCTTACCGCCAGTTCGACCCATTTGCTCGTTCACTCAGGTGTGTTAATTTGTCCGGTTGTGCTGTGGCGGGGGCGAATCCATGCACCCTATGTGGTGATGGTAGAAAAGAATTCAACCCCACCGCCAATATCATTCGTCATCCGTGACGCTTACCCCTGCCTCTTCCCATGCTTTTCATCACCGCGGGCCACTGCTCGACCCCCCAGGCTGGCTGTCAGCTTCCCAGCTCGGCTAGCAGCGTCATGAGTCGCTGTCGCTCCTCGGGCGAAAGCCGTTCGCCCGAGCGCTGCTTTGCCAGCAGTGCATCGACTCGCTCCTGGCACGAAGGGCGCCTCTGATGCCGACGAAAATGCTCGACCAGGCCATCGAGTTCCTGCGCCCTGGCGGCACGCGGGATAAGCATTTCACGCCTCACCAGCACCGCGAGACGCTGGCCCTGATCGCTGCCATGAAAATGCGCGAGCAGCACCTGTCCGCTGCGATAGCGCCCGGCCCGCAAGAGGCGCACCACCTCCCGGCAGAGCGGGACATCCGGATCCCCCTCGGGATACCAGTCCTCCGTCTCGGGCAGCCGCTCTACCAATATCGGCTCATGCAGCAACAACTGAAGTATTCGCGCCACCAGTCCCAGGGGCATGCGGTCGTGCTGTGGCCCGGCCCCGGCTCCCGTGACTGACGAAGGCTTGAGCGGCGCAGAAGTCGCTTCGACCTCAACGGGCGCCCCCACACCAATGTCGGATCGCGACATAAGTGCTTCGAAGCGTGATCGTTCGACACCGGTGCGTCGCGAAAGCTCATTGAGCATCATAGATTTCAACAACCCATCGGGCAGTTTTCCCGTGGCCGCCAGTACCTGACTGGCATAGCGCTCGCGGTCTTCGATACGCGCCAGGTCACGCCCCCTGGCCGCCAGATCGAAGAGAAATTCCGACAGCGGGCTGGCGCAGGTGATTCGATCAACGAAGGCCTCGGCACCTTCTCGTCGCACCAGGGTATCCGGATCGTCCCCTTCGGGCAGGAACAGAAACCGGGCCTGCCGACCGTCGATCATCAGCGGCAGAACGACTTCCAGCGCCCTGCTGGCCGCCTGCCGGCCAGCCCGGTCGCCGTCGAAGCAGAACACCACCTCGTCGACCATGCGAAACAGCCGCGACAGGTGATCCTCGCTAGTGGAAGTACCCAGCGTGGCCACGGCATTGCGAATCCCGAACTGTGCCAGGGCCACCACATCCATGTAGCCTTCGACGATCACCAACCGCTCTAGGCGCGTATTGGCCTGACGCGCCTCGAATAGCCCGTAGAGCTCCCGCCCCTTGTGAAAAACCGGCGTTTCGGGCGAGTTGAGATACTTGGGCTTGGCATCGCCCAGCACACGCCCGCCAAAGGCGATGGTTCTCCCCCGAACGTCGCGAATCGGGAACATCACCCGATCACGGAAGCGGTCGTAGGTACGTCCACTCTCCTCGCGGTGAACCAGCAGTCCATACTCGATCTGAAGGGCCTCGGGAATCTCCCGCACCGACAAGTGTCGCTTGAGCGACTCCCACTCGTCCGGCGCATAGCCGATTCCGAACGCCGCCTGGATCTCGGGCGAAAGGCCGCGCTCGGCCAGATAATGGCGAGCCGCCTGCCCCTCCGGCATCTTCAAGCGCTCCCGAAAAAAGCTTGCCGAAAGCTCAAGCAGGTTGACCCCTTCCTTGCGCTTGCGCTCACGCGCCTGGGCACGAGGGTCGTCAGCCCCTTCACGCGGGACTTCCAGGCCAAGCCGCGAAGCCAACTGCTCGACCGCCTCGGGGAAGGGCAGGTTGTCATACTCCATCAGAAAACGCAGGGCGTTGCCGTGCGCGCCACAGCCGAAGCAGTGGTAGAACTGCTTGTCGGCACTGACGGTAAACGACGGTGTCTTTTCCTGATGAAACGGGCAGAGCCCGGCATGATTGCGCCCGGCCTTCTTCAACTGCACCCGCTCGCCCACCAGCTCGACAACGTCGACGCGAGCCAACAGGTCATCAATGAAACGCTGCGGTATCTGACCGGCCATGCAGGTATCGCCTCCTCCAGACTGGACAGGCGGATGAGGGGCTTGGCAGGCTCAGCGGAAAAACAAACGGCCACCCGCCGGCGGCCGCTTGGTCATCCTTCCGGACAGCCGATGCAGAGCGCGTCGACTACCCCATCGTACGGATCAATAGAGCCTTTCGAAACGCTTCCGCTCACGCTGGAGCTTCTTGGCGTGACGCTTCACCGCAGCGGCTGCCTTGCGCTTGCGCTCTGCAGTCGGCTTCTCGTAGTGCTCGCGACGGCGAACCTCGGACAGAATGCCGGCTTTTTCGCAGGAACGCTTGAAACGACGCAGCGCTACGTCAAACGGCTCATTATCACGTACTTTTACAGAAGGCATTAAGCACTCACCTACCTTAAAATTTCTAGAGTTCGGTTTGTACGCACACCCTCTCTGGATGACTCCCGCCATCACCAACCCAGGCCGGTAGCAAGCCACCAAAGCCCGGACTGCATGAAGAAGCGGAAGATCTCCTGCTGGATGCACGACCCAGTCCTACAGCGCACAGTATTCTAGTCGCCGGAACGAGTCTTTGCAAACGCGTGGCGGCGAAAGGCAAGGAAAGATTGACCCCACCCATTGCGCTGGCTTTTTGGCTTGCCCTCTACCATCCGCCGGGTTAGCGTTCCATTACGGATGCGTAAAGTATTTTAACACTTTTGACGCGAGTGCTGGCCAATGGCGTGTAACAGAGCGCGGGGCAGGGCCATTGCGTGGTGCCACAGATGACCATTCGCAATCTCTTGATTTTTCTGCTGACGCTGATGGGGCTACTGATTCTGCTGGGTTCGAGTTGGGAAATTCGTGAGATCCGGGCCAAGCTGAACGCCGCGCAGTGGGTCCACCAGAGCAATCGGGTGGCAGACCTGTCCCTTCGCGCGAGCGGTGTCATGGCCATGGAGCGCGGAATCACCGCTGCCATCCTGTCTCACCCGGCCGAGGCCAGCCCGGACATGATGTACGAGATGGCCCGCCAACGACACGATGGCAACGCACTCTATCATGCCATCCAGGCCTCTGCCTCAGAGCTGCCGAGCCTTGCTCGAATCGACGACACTCACCCCCTTCGCCGCGGCCTGCAGCAACTCACCCAGCACCACGACACAATGGCAACCGCGCGCCAGAAGGTAGACCAGCGTATCGCCAGCGAGGCCGCAGAGATCGATGAAAGCCAATGGATCGGCCTGGCAACACGCTATATCTATGCCCTGTCGGAGCTACGCGATGCCACCGCTCACCCCATGCCGGACAATATCTACTCTTACACCACCAATCCGCTGATCAAGGATGCCCTGTTCAATGTCAGCGAGTATGCCGGGCGGGAACGGGCCATCATCGGCTCGGCCATCGCCCAGCAGCGCACCCTGAGCGAAAATGAACGAGCAAGACTACAGCGCTATCGCGACATCGTCGAAGCCTCGCTTGCCCGAGTCGAGACCCTGATCCAGCAACTGCCTGACATCCCTGCCCTGACAAGGGCGAGAGCCGAGCTGGACGCCCACTTTCTCGATGAGTACCAGGCTCTTCGACTCGCAGTCTATGAAGCCGACAGTGATCGAGCCGCCTACCCGGTCAGTGCTGCCGAGTGGTACCAGCAAGCCACGGCAGGCATCGGCTCCGTGCTGACTCTTTCGGAAGCCGTAAGTGATCATTTCGAAACCAGCCTCGACAGGCTGCGTGACGGCGTCATGCTCTCCGTGGCCATGGTGGCCTTCTCCATTCTCACTGCCGTGAGCATCTTCGTTTTTGCCGTCTGGTCTATCAGGCGGCGCATTCTTCATCCCCTGTTGCGCCTCGAAACAGCGGTGAATCATGTCGCCAATGACTTGAAACAACCGTTACCGGCGTTTTCCAGTGACGAGATCGGCAGTCTCGCGCAGGCCTTCGAGTCCCTGCGCAGCAGTCTTGTCAAAGATATCGAACAACGAGAAGCGACCGAGGCAGAGCTGCGAAAATTCTCTCACGCCGTCGAGCAAAGCGCCGATTCAGTCATCATCACCAATCGCCGCCGGGAAATCGAATACGTCAACAGGGCGTTCGAGCAGATGCGCGGATACCAGCGAGAAGACATTCTCGGCATGAATGTACGCATCTTCAAAAGTCATGAACGCAACCCGCCCGAGCTGTACCAGGATTTCCGCAGCGCCCTGAAAAATGGCGACACCTTCCGTGCCACACTGATCAACCTGGGTGCCAGCGGCGACTCGTACTATGAGGAGCTTGCCGTTTCACCGCTGTTCGACCCGTCTGGCGAAATTACCCACTATGTTGCCAATGGCCGAGACGTGACCGAGCGCATTCATGCGGAGCAGGAACTCCTGAAGCTCAACCAGGCCATCGATCAAAGCGTCAGCTCCATCGTCATCACCGATGCCAATGGTATCACCGAATATGTAAACCCCCAGTTCACACGCACCACCGGCTACGCACCCGAAGAGATCAAAGGCAGGCGCATCCCCCTGCTTGAACCCGGGCGGCTGCCACGCAGCCAGTACCGCAACCTGCGCAGGACGCTTCAGCAAGGCAAGGTGTGGGAAGGGGAGGTGCTGAACCGGCGCAAGGATGGAGAACCCTATTGGGAGTTGACCTCCATCAGTCCGGTTCGCAACCGGCACGGCATTATCACCCACTTCGTCGGCATCCAGTACGACATCAGCGAACGCAAGCGGATGGAGGAGCAGATAAACCATCTGGCCTTTTATGACAGTCTGACGAACCTGCCCAATCGCACTCTGCTGGCCCAGCGCTTCGACAAGCTGGCAAGCCAAGCCCTACAGCGAGGCAAGCAGGTCGCCCTGCTGTCGCTCGATATCAGCCGCTTCCACCTGCTTAACGATAGCCTGGGCCATCGCGTTGGCGACAAGGTGCTGCAGTCTGTCGGGCAGCGGTTGTCAGAGTGCGCTCGCCAGCAGGATATGGTGGCTCGCTATGCGGGAGACGAATTCGTCGTCATCCTCTCCGACGCGCCCGATGCCCAGGGCATCGCCGCCGTTGCCCAGCGAATGATCGACACGGTCTTTCGCCCGCTGACCATCGAAGGCCATGATCTGCGCATCAGCATGCATGCCGGCATCAGCGTGCTACCGCAGGACGGCCAGGATCTCGAATCACTGCTTGGCAACGCCACCACGGCCCAGCGTTTGGCAGCGCGGGAAGGGAAGAACACCTATCGCTTCTTCACCGAAGACCTTAATGCAGCGGCCCAGCAGCGCCTGGCACTCGAGCAGGACTTGCGCCGCGCGCTCGAGGACAATGCCCTCGAGCTGCACTACCAGCCCAAGGTGGAGCTGGCCACTGGCGAGGTAGTCGGCATGGAGGCACTGGCCCGCTGGCACCACCCCAGCGAAGGCAACGTTTCGCCCATGACCTTCATCCCGATCGCTGAGGATACCGGTCTGATCCAACCCTTGGGCGAGTGGGCCCTGCGCCAGGCCTGCCTGCAGGGCCAGGCCTGGCAGCTCCAGGGGCTTGGCCCACTGAATATGGCGGTCAACCTTTCGACCCGCCAGCTACAGCAGGTAGACCTGGCCGCCTCGGTCGGCAGGATCCTGGCCGAAACAGGCTTCCCCCCCGCACTGCTGGAGCTGGAGCTGACCGAAAGTGCGGTCATGGAGCGCCCCGAGGAGACCATCAGAGTCCTGAACGAACTCAAGTCCCTCGGCGTGCGCCTGGCCGTGGACGATTTCGGCACCGGCTATTCCAGCCTGGCCTACCTGCGCCGCTTCCCCTTCGATACGCTGAAGATCGACCGCAGCTTCATTACCAACATCACCACCTCACCGGATGAGGCCTCTATCGCCCAGACCATCATCGCGATGGGGCGCGGGCTTCGCCTTCAGGTCGTGGCCGAAGGAGTGGAAACCCAAGCCCAGGCCGCCACCCTGCGCCGCCATTGCTGCGACCAACTGCAGGGCTATCTGTTCAGTCGCCCACTGCCGGCGAGGGAGCTGGAGGCTCTGTTGAGGGAACGGCGACGCATGACGTTGCCCGACAGCAATTCGGCCGACGACGGCCGCTCGCTGCTGCTGATGGATACCGATGCAAATGCACTTGCCGCGCTGTGTACTCCGTTGCAGAAGGCCGGCTACCGTCCATTGGCCACCACGCACATCAATGAAGCCTTCGACCTGCTCGCCCTGAACGGCATTCGCGTGGTGGTCGGCGGCCTGCACCTTCCGGAGATGCCGGGCCTGGAGTTCTTCAAGCGCATTCGGGCCCTCTATCCCGAAGTCACCTGTCTCGCCCTTGCCGCTACGGAGGACACCACCCGGGTCACCGAGCTCGTCAAGAGCGGCCTGGTCCAAGGCTGGCTGGCAAGCGACTGCCAGGGCAAGGCACTGCTCGCCCAGGTACAGGAGGCCTTCTCACTCGCCGCCCTCCCCGCAGCGAGCCAAGACGCTGCTCTCGATATCAACCCCTGAAACAATGCCACCGAAAAGTCGCACCGCGCGCCGCATCGGCCGTGGAGGTCAAGGCCAACACATCGACCTGCGGGGCTGATTCGGGGCTTTTGCCACCCAAGATGTCGTCCTTGCCTTCGAGCGACCATTAAACCGCAGTCCAGCTGGGGTCAGTTTGGTAGAATCCCGGTTATCACTTCTCACGAGCCCACCCCATGCTAGTACTCGGCATCGAAACCTCCTGCGATGAAACCGGCGTCGCGCTCTATGACACCGAACGCGGCCTGGTGGCCGACGCGCTCTACAGCCAGGTCGCCATGCACGCCGAATACGGTGGCGTGGTACCAGAGCTTGCCTCGCGGGACCACACCCGTCGACTGTTGCCACTGATCCAGCAGGTGCTCGACCAGGCCGGTGCCTCCCGCACCGAGCTGGATGCCATCGCCTATACCGCTGGGCCGGGGCTGGTCGGTGCCTTGATGGTGGGAGCCAGTACCGCTCATGGCATGGCGCGAGCACTGGCCATTCCGGTGCTGGGGGTGCATCACATGGAGGGGCACCTGCTGGCACCGATGCTGGAGACGTCACCGCCGGCCTTTCCCTTCGTGGCGCTGCTGGTGTCGGGTGGTCACACCCAGCTGGTCGAGGTCCAGGGACTGGGCGACTATCGGCTGCTGGGCGAGTCGGTGGATGACGCCGCCGGAGAGGCCTTCGACAAGGCGGCCAAGATGCTGGGGCTCTCCTACCCCGGCGGCCCACAGGTAGCGAAACTCGCCGAACTGGGCGACCCCGGTCGCTTTCGCTTTCCACGCCCCATGACCGACCGCCCGGGGCTCGACTTCAGCTTCTCGGGGCTCAAGACCCATACCCTGACCACCCTGAAACGGCTGGAGCAGGATGGCGCGCTCGACGACCAGGCTCGGGCCGACGTGGCCCGGGCCTTCGAGGAGGCGGTGGTAGATACGCTGGTGATCAAGTGTCGCCGTGCGCTGGACGCCACCGGGCTCAAGCGGCTGGTGATGGCGGGCGGCGTCAGTGCCAATGCGCGCCTGCGGGAACGGCTGGAACGGGAGACCGACAAGCGCAGCGCCCGCACCTATTATCCCCGTGGTCGCTTCTGCACCGATAACGGCGCGATGATCGCCTATGTGGGCGCTCAGCGGCTGTCGGCGGGTGAGCGCGACGAGATCGGCATCATGAAGGCCGTACCACGCTGGCCGATGGATACCCTGCGAGCACCAACTCGCAACTGATGGCCGGCGACGCCCACCTCCGCGCCGCTTGCCCCGGCACCAGCCTGCTAGAATCCCTGCTCGTCGCCGCGCCTGAGGCGCCGGATATTCAGCATATGCCGTGCCAGCACCAGCGCGGTAAAGGCCATCACCACGATGACATAGTCCGGCGCCAGCCAGACGCTGACCAGCGGCGCCAGCCCGCCACTGGCCAGGGAGGCCACCGCGGCAGTGCGCACGCGCCAGGCCAGGATTGCCCAGAGCAGGGCACAACACAACGCCACCCAGGGCGTCAGGACAAGCATCACGCCGAAGGCGCTGGCGACGGCCTTGCCACCGCGAAAGCGGTGCCAGATAGGGTAGCTGTGGCCCAGCAGCACCGCCAGGCCGACCATCCCCTGGGCCCAGGGCGGCAGCCCAAGCCACAGGGACAACCAGAGCACAGGCATGCCCTTGAAGGCATCCAGCAGCAGGGTCGCCAGTGCCAGCCGGCGGCCATGCAGCCGCAGCACATTGGAGAACCCCGGGTTATGGGACCCGCCCAGCCGCGGGTCCTCCACGCCTGCCATTCGGCACACGCTCAGCGCACCCAGCCAGGAACCGCTGAGATAGCCCACCCCCAGCAGCAGTGGCAGCCACTCGACCGATGTCACCTGTTCTTGTCTCCTGCCACACCCTTGCTCCGGATTCTGCCACCCCGGACGGCGTTAAGACAGGGCATTGTCCTGTCATCCCCCCGGCGGCTCACGTACAATCGGGCGCCAAATTGGATGCCAACGCATCCTCCGCCTACGGGGAGGCACCATGGATCGTGTACTGATCGAGTCGCTCGCAGTGGAGACCGTGATCGGCGTCTATGACTGGGAGCGAACCATCACCCAGCGATTGCTGCTCGACCTGGAGCTGGCCACCGACATTCGCCCCGCTGCAACCGGCGATGATATTTCCCTCACCCTCGACTATGCCGCCATTAGCGAGCGGGTCACCCGCTTTGCAAGCGATCACGATTTTGCCCTGGTGGAAACCTTCAGTGAGCGACTCGCGGAGACACTGCGTGATGAGTTCGCCATTCCATGGCTGCGCCTCACCGTGCGTAAACCCGGTGCCGTGCCCGCCGCCGCCGCAGTCGGCGTTCGCATCGAGCGGGGCACCCGGCCAGAGGAGACGTGATGGCCCTGATCAGCGCCAGCATTGGCAGCAACATCGACCGAGAGCATCACGTTCGCACCTGCCTGGATGCCTTGGCGAGCACCTTCGGTAGCCTGGCTGTCTCGCGTGTATTCGAAAGCGAGCCGGTAGGGTTCGAGGATGGTCGCAACTTCTTCAATCTCGTCGTCGCCTTCGAGAGCGACTGGATGGTTGGCGAGCTTCAGGCCTGGTGCAAGCGCCTGGAGTTCGCCAATGGCCGGCGCAAGGAGAGTCCCAAGTTCAGCCCGCGCACCCTGGACATCGACCTGCTGACGGTGGGCGACCTGATCGGAGAACATGATGGGGTCGAACTGCCGCGGGGAGAGATTCTTCAGCACGCCTTCGTGCTACAGCCCTTGGCCGAACTGTTGCCCGAAGCGCGCCATCCTCGCGATGGACGCACCTATGGCGAGCTCTGGGAAAATTTCAATGCCCCCGACCAGCGACTGTGGCCCGTCGGATTTAGTTGGCAACCGCACGCAGTTAGGTAAACTTGGGTAATGCTTCGTAAAGGAGCCCCAAAATGAACAAGAAAAGGAATCATGATGCCTGCCAAATTCCGCCTTGTGACGCGCAGCGACTTCGATGGTCTGGTATGTGGTGCCCTGCTCAAGCACCTCGACCTGATCGAGGACATCCTCTTCGTGCATCCCAAGGATATGCAGGATGGCAAGATCGAGATTAGCGATCGGGACATTACCACCAACCTGCCCTATGTGCCCGGCTGCCACCTCGCCTTCGACCACCACCTCAGCGAAACGCTGCGCAACGAGCAGCGGGCGGACAATCATGTCATCGATCCCGACGCCCCTTCGGCAGCGAGAGTAGTGTGGCGCCACTATGGCGGTCATGACGCCTTCCCCGCTCGCTGGGACGACATGATGGACGCCGTGGACAAGGGTGATTCGGCCCAGTTCGACCGCGAAGAGGTGCTGAATCCGCAAGGCTGGGTGCTGCTCAACTTCATCATGGATGCGCGCACCGGGCTCGGGCGCTTCCGCGACTTCCGCATCTCGAACTACCAGTTGATGATGAAGCTCATCGACTACTGCCGGGAGCACAGTATCGAGGAGATCCTCGACCTGCCTGACGTGCAGGAGCGCATCGAGCTGTATCGGGAACACAGCGACAAGGCCCGGGATCAGATCCAGCGCTGCGCAGCGGTTCACGGCAATCTGGTGGTTCTCGACCTGCGCGACGAAGAGACCATCTATGCCACCAACCGCTTCGTCATCTATGCCCTCTACCCGGACTGCAATATCTCCATTCACGTGATGTGGGGGCTGAGAAAGCAAAACACCGTGTTTGCCATCGGCAAGTCAATCCTCGACCGCTCCAGCCGCACAAACGTTGGCGAACTCTGCCTGGCCTACGGTGGTGGCGGCCACTTCAATGCCGGCACCTGCCAGGTCGCCAATGACGAGGCAGAGGAACGGTTGCACGAGATCATCGCCCGCATCCGTTCCGACGGCTGAGACGAGCGAACCATCAGGCATCCGAGCGGGCATCCTGATCCAGCACCTGCACGATAATGGCCCGGCGGCGTCGGGCCAGCTCTGTGCCCAGCGCGCCCCCCTTGAAGCCCTCTTCGACCAGGATTCTGGGCGACAGCTGAGCGACGGCTCGCCAGGCGCGCCCGAGCGTTTCGGCGAGCCTAGGCACTTCGAGTTCGACCAGCGCCAGTAGCGGTGCGACCCGCTCGCCACGTCGCCAGGCATCGATGCCATCCAGCCACTCATGCACCGCCGCCGGACCAGGCCCAGGCTGATCACGAAGCCATCGCGTCAGCGCCGCTTGTCGCGCCAGGTCGCGATAGGCGCGAGGCAAACGCAAACGATCTGCCATGGCATCACGGGCTTCGTGATCCAGATGCTCGACCAGCCGTGCCCAGCGCCAGCATTCATCGCCTGCCAGCCCCTCCGGCAGGCAGTCCAGTCGCGCCAGCGCCGCTTCCAGCATTTTGGCATCCCGCGCCAGCTCGGGCAGCAACACGGCAAGGGCGCCGCAGTCATCCAATGCCCGAAAGTAGACCGCCGGGCCAGGTTCGCCCAGCGCCTTCTCGGTCTCGGTCCAGACCCGCTCGGCCACCAGGTGGGTCAACTCTCCGCTCTCGGCCAGTTCCCGCATCAGTGCCAGGGTTTCATCGGCGATGGTGAAGCCAAGCCCGGCATAGCGGGCCAGAAACCGGGCGGTACGCAGCACCCGCAGCGGATCCTCGACGAAGGCCGGCGACACGTGGCGCAGCACTCGGGCCTCGAGGTCCTCAAGACCGCCGTAGGGGTCGACGAGCCTCCCGTCCGGCGTCTCGGCCATGGCATTGATTGTCAGATCGCGACGAGCCAGGTCCTCCTCCAGCGTCACCTCGGGGCTGGCATGCACGACGAAACCGGTATAGCCATGGCCGGACTTTCGCTCGGTACGGGCCAGGGCATACTCCTCGTGGGTTTCGGGGTGCAGGAAAACCGGGAAATCCCGACCTACCGGACGAAAGCCCCGCCGCTGCATCTCCTCCGGCGTGGCCCCCACTACCACCCAGTCGGTGTCCTTGACCGGCCAGCCCAGCCGAGAGTCACGGACCGCCCCGCCCACCCGATAGGCCTCGAGTCCCTCAAGGTAACGGTCTCGCCCTCTTCTCATACCTCAGCGCTCCACCCTGCCCGGATGCCGATGCTGCCATTCGGTGAACCCGCCATCGAGGCTATAGACCTCGGCAAAACCCACGCCCGCCAGCCAGTCTGCCGCCTGCTGACTGGAGTGACCGTGATAGCAGATGACCACCATTGGCTGCCCACGGGGCGCGGCCTCGAGCAACGCCGGCAAGCTGTCGTTGTCCAGATGCAGGCTGCCGGGTATGCGGCCATTGGCGAAGCTCGCCGGGTCACGAATATCCACCAGCGTAAGGGGATCATCCGCAGTCAGCCATGCATCGAGGGTCTCGGGCGTCAGGTGCTGGTACGAAGGGGGCGTCATGGCTGGCTCCCGGGTCGGAGGAAAAGATCAGCGGCGCTGATGACTGGGCACGCCAGTACGCTCGCCGGTGGAGAGATTCAATGCCGTCAGCCTGCCGCCCCAGACACAGCCGGTATCAAGCGCCTCGACCCGGGCGCGCGCACCGGGGGCCTTCCCCTCCAGGGCCGCCCAGTGACCGAACACCAGCCGGGCCTCATCCTGGCGAGGATAGCAGAACCAGGGGGCAAAGCCGGCTGGCGCGCTGTCCAGGCCCTCCTTGGCAGAGAAATCGAGACAGCCCTCGGCGTCGATGAAGCGCATCCGGGTCAGCACATTGACGATGGCGCGCAGCCGGTCGACTCCTTCGAGCGAATCATGCCAGCAGGCGGGCTCATTGCCGTACATCTGCTCGAGAAAGGCACCGCTGCGCTCGCTGCGCAGCTCGCCGACCACTTCACCGGCCAGCACCTCGGCCAGCGCCGGTGACCACTGCGGCAGCACTCCCGCATGACTCATCACCGTATCGCCCTGCCCTGCCACCGCCTGTCGCACCAGCAACGGGCGAGACTGCAGCCAGTCGAGCAGCGCCTCACGATCCGGTGCCTCAAGAATGCTCTCGAGGGTATCCTTGCGGTTAAGCGATGCCCCGCCACGCGCCACCGCCAACAAATGGAGGTCGTGGTTGCCCAGTACCGTCACGGCAGCCTCGCCGAGTGCCCGCACTTCGCGCAGGCAATCCAGCGATCCCGGCCCACGATTGACCAGGTCACCGGCAAGCCAAAGGCGATCATGCCTGGGATCGAAAGCGAGCCGTTCGAGCAGTTCGACGAATTCGGCGTGACAGCCCTGCAAGTCTCCGATGGCGTAGGTCGTCATATGCTCCCCCCTGCCGTTCTCGTCGCTTCAGTGTATCTGGTTGGGAGTGGCCAGTCGGAAGGGGGGGATTTCCACCTCGAAGGGCCGCTGGCTGGCAGTATCGACACAGGTATAGGCCCCCTCCATGACGCCTACCGGCCCATCCAGGATAGCGCGACTGGTATAGCGAAAGGTCTGCCCTGGGCCAATCATCGGCTGTTGACCGACCACTCCCTTGCCACGCACCTCCTGCACCTTGCCACTGCCCTGGGTGATCTTCCAGTGACGAGCCAGCAGCTGCATGCTGCGTGCTGAATGATTGTGGATAGTCACCGTATAGCTGAAGACATAGCGTGCTTCATCGCTGGAGGATTCATCTCCGCGGAAGGCGGGC
It contains:
- a CDS encoding EAL domain-containing protein; its protein translation is MTIRNLLIFLLTLMGLLILLGSSWEIREIRAKLNAAQWVHQSNRVADLSLRASGVMAMERGITAAILSHPAEASPDMMYEMARQRHDGNALYHAIQASASELPSLARIDDTHPLRRGLQQLTQHHDTMATARQKVDQRIASEAAEIDESQWIGLATRYIYALSELRDATAHPMPDNIYSYTTNPLIKDALFNVSEYAGRERAIIGSAIAQQRTLSENERARLQRYRDIVEASLARVETLIQQLPDIPALTRARAELDAHFLDEYQALRLAVYEADSDRAAYPVSAAEWYQQATAGIGSVLTLSEAVSDHFETSLDRLRDGVMLSVAMVAFSILTAVSIFVFAVWSIRRRILHPLLRLETAVNHVANDLKQPLPAFSSDEIGSLAQAFESLRSSLVKDIEQREATEAELRKFSHAVEQSADSVIITNRRREIEYVNRAFEQMRGYQREDILGMNVRIFKSHERNPPELYQDFRSALKNGDTFRATLINLGASGDSYYEELAVSPLFDPSGEITHYVANGRDVTERIHAEQELLKLNQAIDQSVSSIVITDANGITEYVNPQFTRTTGYAPEEIKGRRIPLLEPGRLPRSQYRNLRRTLQQGKVWEGEVLNRRKDGEPYWELTSISPVRNRHGIITHFVGIQYDISERKRMEEQINHLAFYDSLTNLPNRTLLAQRFDKLASQALQRGKQVALLSLDISRFHLLNDSLGHRVGDKVLQSVGQRLSECARQQDMVARYAGDEFVVILSDAPDAQGIAAVAQRMIDTVFRPLTIEGHDLRISMHAGISVLPQDGQDLESLLGNATTAQRLAAREGKNTYRFFTEDLNAAAQQRLALEQDLRRALEDNALELHYQPKVELATGEVVGMEALARWHHPSEGNVSPMTFIPIAEDTGLIQPLGEWALRQACLQGQAWQLQGLGPLNMAVNLSTRQLQQVDLAASVGRILAETGFPPALLELELTESAVMERPEETIRVLNELKSLGVRLAVDDFGTGYSSLAYLRRFPFDTLKIDRSFITNITTSPDEASIAQTIIAMGRGLRLQVVAEGVETQAQAATLRRHCCDQLQGYLFSRPLPARELEALLRERRRMTLPDSNSADDGRSLLLMDTDANALAALCTPLQKAGYRPLATTHINEAFDLLALNGIRVVVGGLHLPEMPGLEFFKRIRALYPEVTCLALAATEDTTRVTELVKSGLVQGWLASDCQGKALLAQVQEAFSLAALPAASQDAALDINP
- the dnaG gene encoding DNA primase, which translates into the protein MAGQIPQRFIDDLLARVDVVELVGERVQLKKAGRNHAGLCPFHQEKTPSFTVSADKQFYHCFGCGAHGNALRFLMEYDNLPFPEAVEQLASRLGLEVPREGADDPRAQARERKRKEGVNLLELSASFFRERLKMPEGQAARHYLAERGLSPEIQAAFGIGYAPDEWESLKRHLSVREIPEALQIEYGLLVHREESGRTYDRFRDRVMFPIRDVRGRTIAFGGRVLGDAKPKYLNSPETPVFHKGRELYGLFEARQANTRLERLVIVEGYMDVVALAQFGIRNAVATLGTSTSEDHLSRLFRMVDEVVFCFDGDRAGRQAASRALEVVLPLMIDGRQARFLFLPEGDDPDTLVRREGAEAFVDRITCASPLSEFLFDLAARGRDLARIEDRERYASQVLAATGKLPDGLLKSMMLNELSRRTGVERSRFEALMSRSDIGVGAPVEVEATSAPLKPSSVTGAGAGPQHDRMPLGLVARILQLLLHEPILVERLPETEDWYPEGDPDVPLCREVVRLLRAGRYRSGQVLLAHFHGSDQGQRLAVLVRREMLIPRAARAQELDGLVEHFRRHQRRPSCQERVDALLAKQRSGERLSPEERQRLMTLLAELGS
- the rpsU gene encoding 30S ribosomal protein S21 — protein: MPSVKVRDNEPFDVALRRFKRSCEKAGILSEVRRREHYEKPTAERKRKAAAAVKRHAKKLQRERKRFERLY